Below is a genomic region from Methanococcus maripaludis.
TTTTTTTGACACGTTTCCATTTTGAAGAGTTATAACTGATAAATCACTTTCTTCCATTGCTAAAATATCGTTTGAAGCATCCCCCACCATTACAACGGTATAACCGTCCTGTTTTAAATTTAAAATAAGATCTCTTTTTAATTTATGGTGGGCTTCGGGCATTAAACACTTATTTTCAACCCCAATAATATTTCCAAGCCGTTCTATGTATTTCCTACTGTCTCCTGATGCAATAAATACCGATACCCCCATATTTTCTAGTGTCTGAATTGTTTTTGAAACTTCCGGGAAGATACAGCCTCCGGTTGCAACAGTATACTCTATCCTACCCGTTATCGTATCAGCAATTATTGCTGAACCATAATCTGTTTCAATGTCAAACCTTTTTAAAACTGTTAGAGGATCCTGAAGTTCTTTTAATTTTGTTTCAATATCTTTAAAAATTCCTGATTGGTCAATTGGCGGGTTGCAGTAAGTAATTCCCCAGTTTACACTGTTTAAAAAACTCGAAATTAAAATATCCGGATTTTTATTATCCAGGACTTCGAGAGGGTTTTCTTTTAAAATTACAAGACTTCTTCCTTTTTTTTCATCTACTATGTCCACAGTCTGACAGTTACACAAAAACTTCTGAGTAACCACATTTTT
It encodes:
- a CDS encoding HAD family hydrolase, with the protein product MKLAVVFDASGTLVSIRRIIKNVVTQKFLCNCQTVDIVDEKKGRSLVILKENPLEVLDNKNPDILISSFLNSVNWGITYCNPPIDQSGIFKDIETKLKELQDPLTVLKRFDIETDYGSAIIADTITGRIEYTVATGGCIFPEVSKTIQTLENMGVSVFIASGDSRKYIERLGNIIGVENKCLMPEAHHKLKRDLILNLKQDGYTVVMVGDASNDILAMEESDLSVITLQNGNVSKKALETAQVKIENISEIVDVVKNYMNEKK